In Tursiops truncatus isolate mTurTru1 chromosome 9, mTurTru1.mat.Y, whole genome shotgun sequence, a single genomic region encodes these proteins:
- the NOBOX gene encoding homeobox protein NOBOX encodes MQLGDREPLLRVWSSLDKWLPKSPSTGRTLSPRPTAPPSPAQGAGHPPPAERPGPLGRASRPRPSRRALAHAPRATPTHRGGAAAEPHLPRLGPRRGREAAWPPGLGSPQLPQAPPSRVGLAGGGVRARAPHAHSFAHLPEREASLGGAQKQSDGRVLESRQWSSARSAARSRGVSGCWLSTGQEGGDKPPAARLEEEEPLQSSAPHTQEAPSEDVRLSCAAPGEKQPSEAPGEVAGAGAGRACQRQGSGALRKDRALGPPRPQPQGEGHPLPVREGKLGKRPYSPATGKQKKPNAVGLDSTASPSVANPARATYNPVPCGSGRGSCHLANLLSTLAQNSQNTDQKKSPDVTCQGRKKTRTLYRSDQLEELEKLFQEDHYPDSDKRREIAQTVGVTPQRIMVWFQNRRAKWRKVEKMTGKESTDAAAGPALSPTSNQCSSAAGPPPAVPADREPGTFAQESPLDPLPEPPMLLTSDQTLAPTQQSEGAQKVEVTPPLFSPPPVRRANLPFPLGPVHTSQLMSLLLDTPGNESSRKDGPCGSWGTSVTPPPACSYLEELEPQEYQPSSQPGPFQFSQAPQSQLFQHPQPQFPYLHPFPFHMPSSLTPPLLEDSLSALSYGPSGGTSQGYFPGPPSGQILLQPPAGNMGTVPWNDPCLPDLPFPSSFCPPALGGPPGGDGYFLDLFAAPCAQASSRQSSPGLTRLPEGTRPSAEPLLSKAQEELPTAAVELPSAPEEGREEDQTGHGP; translated from the exons ATGCAGCTGGGAGACAGGGAACCCTTGTTAAGGGTTTGGAGCTCCCTTGATAAGTGGCTCCCCAAGTCGCCTTCCACGGGAAGGACTCTGTCTCCAAGGCCAACGGCGCCACCAAGTCCGGCCCAGGGAGCCGGCCACCCTCCCCCAGCCGAACGCCCTGGCCCTCTAGGGCGAGCTTCCCGACCACGACCCAGTAGGCGGGCTCTCGCCCACGCCCCGCGTGCAACCCCCACCCACcggggaggggccgcagcagagCCGCACCTGCCCCGGCTTGGGCCTCGGCGGGGGCGGGAAGCGGCGTGGCCCCCGGGCCTCGGCAGCCCGCAGCTGCCCCAGGCACCGCCCTCCCGAGTGGGCCTCGCCGGCGGCGGGGTGAGGGCGCGGGCACCCCACGCTCACAGCTTCGCACACCTGCCCGAGCGCGAGGCTTCATTAGGCGGCGCGCAAAAGCAGTCCGACGGCCGCGTGCTGGAGTCCAGGCAATGGAGCTCAGCTCGGAGCGCGGCCCGGAGCCGCGGG GTCAGCGGGTGCTGGCTCTCCACAGGTCAGGAGGGCGGAGACAAGCCCCCGGCTGCCAGGCTAGAGGAGGAGGAACCCCTGCAGAGTTCAGCCCCCCACACTCAGGAAGCCCCAAGTGAGGACGTGCGCCTCTCCTGCGCTGCTCCCGGGGAGAAGCAGCCATCAGAGGCCCCTGGAGAAGTAGCTGGGGCCGGTGCTGGGAGAGCCTGCCAGCGCCAGGGCTCGGGGGCTCTCCGCAAAGACAGAGCCCTGGGCCCGCCTAGACCCCAGCCTCAGGGGGAAGGGCATCCTCTCCCGGTGAGagaggggaagctggggaagaGACCCTACTCTCCAGCCACCGGTAAGCAGAAAAAGCCTAACGCCGTGGGTCTGGACTCCACGGCATCTCCCAGTGTCGCTAACCCAGCCCGGGCCACGTACAACCCAGTGCCTTGTGGGTCAGGCCGGGGCTCCTGCCATCTGGCCAACCTCCTCAGCACGTTGGCCCAGAACAGCCAAAACACAGACCAGAAGAAGTCCCCGGATGTGACCTGCCAAGGCCGGAAAAAGACGCGGACTCTATACCGCTCGG ACCAGCTGGAGGAGCTAGAAAAGCTCTTCCAAGAAGACCACTATCCAGACAGCGATAAGCGCCGGGAGATTGCCCAGACGGTGGGAGTCACCCCCCAGCGCATCATG GTGTGGTTCCAGAATCGCCGGGCAAAGTGGCGAAAAGTGGAGAAAATGACCGGGAAGGAGAGTACGGACGCTGCTGCTggccctgccctcagccccaccaGCAACCAGTGCAG TTCTGCAGCCGGACCGCCACCTGCTGTGCCCGCGGACCGGGAGCCTGGGACCTTCGCTCAGGAGTCCCCGCTGGATCCCCTTCCAG AGCCCCCCATGCTGCTGACATCTGACCAGACTCTGGCCCCGACCCAACAGAGTGAGGGTGCCCAGAAGGTGGAAGTGACCCCACCACTCTTCAGCCCCCCACCTGTCCGAAGAGCCAACCTTCCTTTCCCCCTCGGCCCCGTGCACACCTCCCAGCTGATGTCTTTGCTGCTGGATACCCCAGGCAACGAGAGCAGCCGCAAGGATGGCCCTTGTGGGTCGTGGGGGACAAG cgTCACGCCACCCCCCGCCTGCTCGTACTTGGAGGAGCTGGAACCCCAGGAATATCAACCCAGCAGCCAGCCAGGACCGTTCCAGTTCTCCCAGGCTCCACAGAGCCAGCTTTTCCAACACCCCCAGCCCCAGTTTCCATACCTGCACCCCTTCCCCTTCCACATGCCCAGCTCCCTGACCCCTCCACTGCTGGAAGACTCTCTGTCTGCATTGTCCTATGGCCCCAGCGGGGGCACATCCCAGGGCTACTTCCCGGGCCCTCCCTCAGGGCAGATCCTGCTGCAGCCACCCGCTGGGAACATGG GTACAGTCCCCTGGAATGACCCCTGCTTGCCAGACCTGCCCTTCCCCAGTTCCTTCTGTCCACCAGCTCTGGGGGGCCCCCCGGGAGGGGACGGCTACTTCCTGGATCTGTTTGCAGCCCCTTGTGCTCAGGCTTCGAGCAGGCAGTCTTCTCCAGGCCTCACCCGGCTTCCTGAAGGGACCAGGCCCAGCGCGGAGCCCCTACTCAGCAAGGCCCAAGAGGAGCTGCCCACCGCCGCTGTGGAGCTGCCCTCAGCCCCCGAGGAGGGCCGAGAGGAAGACCAGACCGGCCATGGCCCCTAG